The Vulpes vulpes isolate BD-2025 chromosome 8, VulVul3, whole genome shotgun sequence genome has a window encoding:
- the NFE2 gene encoding transcription factor NF-E2 45 kDa subunit isoform X1, producing the protein MPPCPPQQSRDRGTQLPTPELGEMELTWQEIMSITELQGLNAPSEPSFETPAPAPYPGPPPPPTYCPCSIHPDAGFPLPPTPYELPAAASHVPDPSYSYGNMAIPVSKPLSLSGLLSEPLPDPLALLDIGLPAGPPKPQEDPESDSGLSLNYSDAESLELEGTEAGRRRGEYVEMYPVEYPYSLMPNSLAHPNYALPPAETPLALEPSAGPVRAKSTARGEAGSRDERRALAMKIPFPTDKIVNLPVDDFNELLARYPLTESQLALVRDIRRRGKNKVAAQNCRKRKLETIVQLERELERLGSERDRLLRARGEADRTLEVMRQQLTELYRDIFQHLRDEAGNSYSPEEYALQQAADGAIFLVPRGTKVEAAD; encoded by the exons ATGCCCCCGTGTCCtccccagcagagcagggacagggGGACACAGTTGCCCACTCCAGAGCTGGGCGAGATGGAGCTGACTTGGCAAGAGATCATGTCCATCACTGAGCTGCAG GGCCTAAATGCTCCAAGTGAGCCGTCGTTTgagaccccagccccagccccataCCCtgggcccccgccgcccccgacTTACTGCCCCTGCTCGATCCATCCAGATGCTGGCTTCCCCCTTCCTCCAACACCTTACGAGCTCCCAGCAGCCGCCTCTCATGTCCCAGACCCGTCGTACTCCTACGGCAACATGGCCATACCGGTCTCCAAGCCCCTGAGCCTCTCGGGCCTGCTCAGTGAGCCCCTCCCAGATCCCTTGGCTCTCCTGGACATCGGCCTGCCAGCGGGGCCCCCGAAGCCCCAAGAAGACCCAGAATCTGACTCGGGATTATCCCTCAACTATAGTGACGCTGAATCTCTAGAGCTGGAGGGGACGGAGGCTGGTCGGCGGCGCGGCGAGTATGTAGAGATGTACCCAGTGGAGTATCCCTACTCACTCATGCCCAACTCTTTGGCTCACCCCAACTATGCCTTGCCACCTGCAGAGACCCCCCTAGCCCTAGAACCCTCCGCAGGCCCTGTGAGGGCCAAGTCCACGgcccggggggaggcggggagtcGGGATGAGCGTCGGGCCCTGGCCATGAAGATTCCCTTCCCGACGGACAAGATCGTCAACCTGCCGGTGGATGACTTTAACGAGCTGTTGGCCCGGTACCCGCTGACGGAGAGCCAGCTGGCCTTGGTCCGGGACATCCGACGGCGGGGCAAGAACAAGGTGGCGGCCCAGAACTGTCGCAAGAGAAAGCTGGAGACCATCGTGCAGCTGGAGCGGGAGCTGGAGCGGCTGGGCAGCGAGCGGGACCGGCTGCTCCGCGCCAGAGGGGAGGCCGACCGGACCCTGGAGGTCATGCGCCAGCAGCTGACGGAGCTGTACCGGGACATCTTCCAGCACCTGCGGGACGAGGCAGGCAACAGCTACTCCCCCGAAGAGTACGCCCTGCAGCAGGCCGCCGACGGGGCCATCTTCCTGGTGCCCCGGGGGACCAAGGTGGAGGCGGCGGACTGA
- the NFE2 gene encoding transcription factor NF-E2 45 kDa subunit isoform X3: MAIPVSKPLSLSGLLSEPLPDPLALLDIGLPAGPPKPQEDPESDSGLSLNYSDAESLELEGTEAGRRRGEYVEMYPVEYPYSLMPNSLAHPNYALPPAETPLALEPSAGPVRAKSTARGEAGSRDERRALAMKIPFPTDKIVNLPVDDFNELLARYPLTESQLALVRDIRRRGKNKVAAQNCRKRKLETIVQLERELERLGSERDRLLRARGEADRTLEVMRQQLTELYRDIFQHLRDEAGNSYSPEEYALQQAADGAIFLVPRGTKVEAAD; the protein is encoded by the coding sequence ATGGCCATACCGGTCTCCAAGCCCCTGAGCCTCTCGGGCCTGCTCAGTGAGCCCCTCCCAGATCCCTTGGCTCTCCTGGACATCGGCCTGCCAGCGGGGCCCCCGAAGCCCCAAGAAGACCCAGAATCTGACTCGGGATTATCCCTCAACTATAGTGACGCTGAATCTCTAGAGCTGGAGGGGACGGAGGCTGGTCGGCGGCGCGGCGAGTATGTAGAGATGTACCCAGTGGAGTATCCCTACTCACTCATGCCCAACTCTTTGGCTCACCCCAACTATGCCTTGCCACCTGCAGAGACCCCCCTAGCCCTAGAACCCTCCGCAGGCCCTGTGAGGGCCAAGTCCACGgcccggggggaggcggggagtcGGGATGAGCGTCGGGCCCTGGCCATGAAGATTCCCTTCCCGACGGACAAGATCGTCAACCTGCCGGTGGATGACTTTAACGAGCTGTTGGCCCGGTACCCGCTGACGGAGAGCCAGCTGGCCTTGGTCCGGGACATCCGACGGCGGGGCAAGAACAAGGTGGCGGCCCAGAACTGTCGCAAGAGAAAGCTGGAGACCATCGTGCAGCTGGAGCGGGAGCTGGAGCGGCTGGGCAGCGAGCGGGACCGGCTGCTCCGCGCCAGAGGGGAGGCCGACCGGACCCTGGAGGTCATGCGCCAGCAGCTGACGGAGCTGTACCGGGACATCTTCCAGCACCTGCGGGACGAGGCAGGCAACAGCTACTCCCCCGAAGAGTACGCCCTGCAGCAGGCCGCCGACGGGGCCATCTTCCTGGTGCCCCGGGGGACCAAGGTGGAGGCGGCGGACTGA
- the NFE2 gene encoding transcription factor NF-E2 45 kDa subunit isoform X2, with the protein MVFCTSLFPLCHRTFQEDPAGSPPQPVLKPLRVFLQGLNAPSEPSFETPAPAPYPGPPPPPTYCPCSIHPDAGFPLPPTPYELPAAASHVPDPSYSYGNMAIPVSKPLSLSGLLSEPLPDPLALLDIGLPAGPPKPQEDPESDSGLSLNYSDAESLELEGTEAGRRRGEYVEMYPVEYPYSLMPNSLAHPNYALPPAETPLALEPSAGPVRAKSTARGEAGSRDERRALAMKIPFPTDKIVNLPVDDFNELLARYPLTESQLALVRDIRRRGKNKVAAQNCRKRKLETIVQLERELERLGSERDRLLRARGEADRTLEVMRQQLTELYRDIFQHLRDEAGNSYSPEEYALQQAADGAIFLVPRGTKVEAAD; encoded by the coding sequence ATGGTGTTTTGCACCTCTCTGTTCCCGTTATGTCACCGCACCTTTCAGGAGGACCCAGCTGGTTCTCCTCCTCAGCCTGTCCTCAAACCTCTGCGTGTTTTCTTGCAGGGCCTAAATGCTCCAAGTGAGCCGTCGTTTgagaccccagccccagccccataCCCtgggcccccgccgcccccgacTTACTGCCCCTGCTCGATCCATCCAGATGCTGGCTTCCCCCTTCCTCCAACACCTTACGAGCTCCCAGCAGCCGCCTCTCATGTCCCAGACCCGTCGTACTCCTACGGCAACATGGCCATACCGGTCTCCAAGCCCCTGAGCCTCTCGGGCCTGCTCAGTGAGCCCCTCCCAGATCCCTTGGCTCTCCTGGACATCGGCCTGCCAGCGGGGCCCCCGAAGCCCCAAGAAGACCCAGAATCTGACTCGGGATTATCCCTCAACTATAGTGACGCTGAATCTCTAGAGCTGGAGGGGACGGAGGCTGGTCGGCGGCGCGGCGAGTATGTAGAGATGTACCCAGTGGAGTATCCCTACTCACTCATGCCCAACTCTTTGGCTCACCCCAACTATGCCTTGCCACCTGCAGAGACCCCCCTAGCCCTAGAACCCTCCGCAGGCCCTGTGAGGGCCAAGTCCACGgcccggggggaggcggggagtcGGGATGAGCGTCGGGCCCTGGCCATGAAGATTCCCTTCCCGACGGACAAGATCGTCAACCTGCCGGTGGATGACTTTAACGAGCTGTTGGCCCGGTACCCGCTGACGGAGAGCCAGCTGGCCTTGGTCCGGGACATCCGACGGCGGGGCAAGAACAAGGTGGCGGCCCAGAACTGTCGCAAGAGAAAGCTGGAGACCATCGTGCAGCTGGAGCGGGAGCTGGAGCGGCTGGGCAGCGAGCGGGACCGGCTGCTCCGCGCCAGAGGGGAGGCCGACCGGACCCTGGAGGTCATGCGCCAGCAGCTGACGGAGCTGTACCGGGACATCTTCCAGCACCTGCGGGACGAGGCAGGCAACAGCTACTCCCCCGAAGAGTACGCCCTGCAGCAGGCCGCCGACGGGGCCATCTTCCTGGTGCCCCGGGGGACCAAGGTGGAGGCGGCGGACTGA